In Megalopta genalis isolate 19385.01 chromosome 16, iyMegGena1_principal, whole genome shotgun sequence, the following are encoded in one genomic region:
- the LOC143260653 gene encoding uncharacterized protein LOC143260653: MWSVHFLAYPSRLLARMKFLLLCVIVAITVHISSCQNALVGGYFGRAKCSPWLGLCHETEDCCRHLVCLTYRAKCVPRSGLIIPGEDQRPIGTGPFPPNYPHARSEDVHF; encoded by the exons ATGTGGAGTGTTCATTTCTTAGCGTAC CCCTCAAGATTGCTCGCTAGAATGAAATTTCTGCTGCTGTGTGTGATCGTTGCAATTACTGTTCATATTAGTTCCTGCCAGAACGCTTTGGTCGGCGGCTATTTTGGCAGAGCAAAATGCAGCCCATGGCTTGGGCTA TGTCATGAAACGGAAGACTGTTGCCGACATCTTGTCTGTTTAACGTACCGGGCGAAATGTGTCCCACGGTCGGGGCTCATTATACCAGGAGAAGATCAGAGACCAATTGGAACTGGACCTTTTCCACCAAACTATCCGCACGCTCGCTCTGAGGATGTTCACTTTTGA